A window from Candidatus Thermoplasmatota archaeon encodes these proteins:
- a CDS encoding DNA topoisomerase VI subunit B, translating to MTPPAKPIAEELAKKQKEISVSEFFERNKHILGFDSAVRALITSVKEGVDNALDACEEAGILPEIAVQVRKVNPGDKGSDAIEYELVIEDNGPGIVKRQMGNIFARLLYGSRFHAIRQSRGQQGIGISAVVMYGQLTTGKAAVIASKIGDGHPVNVVHLKLDTRKNLPEILKEGVDSWPEKAHGTRVSVHLVGKYQRGPQSVFEYLRGTAIVNPHAKITFTEPDGSVTVFDRATDKLPIPTQEIKPHPEGIEMGQLLKMAKLSESKRLSAFLATDFTRVSAEKAKEICKVAAKKLGEKEDAFESMKPADLDVPHARALLETFREVKLQAPPTDCLSPIGEVLVKKGLKKEMGDVEFIATVTRPPAVYSGRPFQVEVGIAYGGSLPKDETVRVIRFANRVPLMYQKGACVSTISVESIDWRRYELEQRGGKGLPVGPAVVLVHVASVNVPFTSEAKEAIAEIDVIFNEIKLALQECGRKLGSHLRKRAKLVRMKEKEAIIRRIIPKIAEKSASILGRKVPDYEPVIARIMNNVMINDTIAYHAGHRRHTVEIVATNYTMTGKSFDLFSVVPHEVEVVDVTPPADEAKNGILRWRVKKLASTEKAKFSFVLKGLDASDFDETDLYVKGIDEELVIGAEAWKGEVETEVIERITITKSEEALAAEAAEAAAREADKAAEAAEDEDADGGKGAVTLLKVDARPKPGKGGSRAKPDAKKPRKGGK from the coding sequence TTGACGCCGCCCGCGAAGCCGATCGCGGAGGAGCTCGCGAAGAAGCAGAAGGAGATCTCGGTCAGCGAGTTCTTCGAGCGCAACAAGCACATCCTGGGCTTCGACTCCGCGGTCCGCGCGCTCATCACGAGCGTGAAGGAGGGCGTCGACAACGCGCTCGACGCGTGCGAGGAGGCCGGCATCCTGCCCGAGATCGCGGTCCAGGTCCGCAAGGTCAACCCGGGCGACAAGGGCTCGGACGCGATCGAGTACGAGCTCGTGATCGAGGACAACGGCCCGGGCATCGTCAAGCGTCAGATGGGCAACATCTTCGCCCGCCTGCTCTACGGGTCGCGCTTCCACGCGATCCGCCAGTCGCGCGGCCAGCAGGGTATCGGCATCTCGGCCGTCGTCATGTACGGCCAGCTCACGACCGGCAAGGCCGCGGTCATCGCCTCGAAGATCGGCGACGGTCACCCCGTGAACGTCGTCCACCTGAAGCTCGACACGCGGAAGAACCTGCCCGAGATCCTCAAGGAGGGCGTGGACTCGTGGCCCGAGAAGGCGCACGGCACCCGCGTCTCGGTGCATCTCGTCGGCAAGTACCAGCGCGGCCCCCAGAGCGTGTTCGAGTACCTCCGCGGCACGGCCATCGTGAACCCGCACGCGAAGATCACGTTCACGGAGCCCGACGGCTCGGTCACGGTCTTCGACCGCGCGACCGACAAGCTCCCGATCCCCACGCAGGAGATCAAGCCCCATCCCGAAGGCATCGAGATGGGCCAGCTCCTCAAGATGGCGAAGCTCAGCGAGTCGAAGCGTCTCTCGGCGTTCCTCGCGACGGACTTCACCCGCGTCTCCGCCGAGAAGGCGAAGGAGATCTGCAAGGTCGCGGCGAAGAAGCTCGGCGAGAAGGAGGACGCCTTCGAGTCGATGAAGCCCGCGGACCTCGACGTGCCCCACGCCCGCGCGCTCCTCGAGACCTTCCGCGAGGTCAAGCTGCAGGCGCCCCCCACGGACTGCCTCTCCCCGATCGGCGAGGTCCTCGTGAAGAAGGGCCTCAAGAAGGAGATGGGCGACGTCGAGTTCATCGCGACCGTCACGCGCCCTCCCGCCGTGTACTCGGGCCGTCCCTTCCAGGTCGAGGTCGGGATCGCGTACGGCGGTTCCCTTCCGAAGGACGAGACGGTGCGCGTCATCCGCTTCGCGAACCGCGTCCCGCTCATGTACCAGAAGGGCGCGTGCGTCTCCACCATCTCGGTCGAAAGCATCGACTGGCGCCGCTACGAGCTGGAGCAGCGCGGCGGGAAGGGCCTCCCGGTGGGTCCCGCCGTCGTGCTCGTGCACGTCGCGAGCGTGAACGTCCCCTTCACGTCGGAAGCGAAGGAGGCGATCGCGGAGATCGACGTCATCTTCAACGAGATCAAGCTCGCGCTGCAGGAATGCGGCCGCAAGCTCGGCAGCCACCTCCGCAAGCGCGCGAAGCTCGTGCGCATGAAGGAGAAGGAGGCGATCATCCGCAGGATCATCCCGAAGATCGCCGAGAAATCGGCCTCGATCCTCGGCAGGAAGGTTCCGGACTACGAGCCCGTGATCGCGCGCATCATGAACAACGTGATGATCAACGACACGATCGCGTACCACGCGGGCCACCGCCGCCACACGGTCGAGATCGTGGCGACGAACTACACGATGACCGGCAAGTCGTTCGACCTCTTCTCGGTCGTTCCGCACGAGGTCGAGGTCGTCGACGTGACCCCGCCCGCGGACGAGGCCAAGAACGGCATCCTGCGCTGGCGCGTCAAGAAGCTCGCGAGCACCGAGAAGGCGAAGTTCTCGTTCGTCCTCAAAGGCCTTGACGCATCCGACTTCGACGAGACGGACCTCTACGTCAAGGGGATCGACGAGGAGCTCGTCATCGGCGCCGAGGCGTGGAAGGGCGAGGTCGAGACCGAGGTCATCGAGCGCATCACGATCACGAAGTCCGAGGAGGCGCTCGCGGCCGAGGCGGCGGAAGCCGCCGCGCGCGAGGCCGATAAGGCCGCGGAGGCGGCCGAGGACGAGGACGCCGACGGCGGCAAGGGGGCCGTGACGCTCCTCAAGGTGGATGCGCGGCCGAAGCCCGGCAAGGGCGGTTCGCGCGCGAAGCCGGACGCCAAGAAGCCCCGGAAGGGAGGAAAGTAG
- a CDS encoding DNA topoisomerase IV subunit A: MAAKKKAKAESGAKPTERQKRALEELTKIAERVYEDLEAHRVPNLELSVRTKGNIQLNEELNVWKYGDALTERSAKTTDGAYMLLRTMFMSDFIRQMINDSKSSTLREMYYISEGWDLAKFSEQSQSDKLAEDLEIITTSLREDFKLRPEEDGARVLGNLTLEEVTRNGERRRINCRDDVGDAGYGIPYNVEKDRLKFLGLDAKFVVAIETGGMFDRLVENRFDETHDALLVHLKGQPARSTRRFIKRMNEEYDLPVIVFTDGDPWSFRIYASVAYGAIKTAHISEYLATPAAQYLGITASDIVNYELPSDKLSEQDVKALEAEKTDPRFASDEWRGEIELMLQLNKKSEQQALAKYGLDFVTDTYLPEKLTQLGVL, encoded by the coding sequence ATGGCGGCGAAGAAGAAGGCGAAGGCCGAATCCGGCGCGAAGCCGACCGAGCGCCAGAAGCGCGCGCTCGAGGAGCTCACGAAGATCGCGGAGCGCGTGTACGAGGACCTCGAGGCGCACCGCGTCCCGAACCTCGAGCTCTCCGTCCGCACGAAGGGCAACATCCAGCTCAACGAGGAGCTCAACGTCTGGAAGTACGGCGACGCGCTCACGGAGCGAAGCGCCAAGACGACGGACGGCGCGTACATGCTCCTCCGGACGATGTTCATGAGCGACTTCATCCGGCAGATGATCAACGACAGCAAGTCGTCGACGCTCAGAGAAATGTACTACATCAGCGAGGGCTGGGACCTCGCGAAGTTCAGCGAGCAGTCGCAGAGCGACAAGCTCGCCGAGGACCTCGAGATCATTACGACCTCGCTTCGCGAGGACTTCAAGCTCCGCCCCGAGGAGGACGGCGCGCGCGTGCTCGGCAACCTCACGCTCGAGGAAGTCACGAGGAACGGCGAGCGCCGCCGCATCAACTGCCGCGACGACGTCGGCGACGCGGGCTACGGTATCCCGTACAACGTGGAGAAGGACCGCCTCAAGTTCCTCGGGCTCGACGCGAAGTTCGTGGTCGCGATCGAAACCGGCGGTATGTTCGACCGTCTCGTGGAGAACCGCTTCGACGAGACGCACGACGCGCTCCTCGTCCATCTGAAGGGCCAGCCGGCGCGCTCCACGCGGCGCTTCATCAAGCGCATGAACGAGGAATACGACCTGCCCGTCATCGTCTTCACCGACGGTGACCCGTGGTCGTTCCGCATCTACGCGAGCGTCGCGTACGGCGCCATCAAGACGGCCCACATCTCGGAGTACCTCGCGACGCCCGCGGCGCAGTATCTCGGCATCACGGCCTCGGACATCGTGAATTACGAGCTGCCTTCGGACAAGCTCTCGGAGCAGGACGTGAAGGCGCTCGAGGCCGAGAAGACGGACCCTCGCTTCGCGAGCGACGAGTGGCGCGGGGAGATCGAGCTCATGCTGCAGCTCAACAAGAAGAGCGAACAGCAGGCCCTCGCCAAGTACGGTCTCGACTTCGTGACGGACACGTACCTCCCCGAGAAGCTCACGCAGCTCGGGGTCCTCTGA
- a CDS encoding MBL fold metallo-hydrolase RNA specificity domain-containing protein, translating to MLSSGVSVRLGNGIEVETPDGILVMDPGRAAPGSVVTHAHLDHLTPGAHMTPATLDLLRIRKPGADGLALGYGVEGRSGGVPFRLHDAGHVFGSAMVEAAGVLYTGDFNPHDGLTCGRARPVKCDVLVTESTYGDPRFDLPPKPLVLESVERWMLRKLLKGPVALGAYQLGRAQELIALANRSGIVPVVSGDIGGLSAVYNAHGHDLAFAVMGSPKAQDLESGNALYVVPRAYLKKGHDFARKVRAGGGAAAYLSGWCHVYQYFEAYDIEAQFSLSDHAGFRDLLAFAEACAPRQVLTTHGAAKALARELRKRGIRAEPLE from the coding sequence ATGCTGTCCTCGGGCGTCTCGGTCAGGCTCGGGAACGGCATCGAGGTGGAGACGCCCGACGGAATCCTCGTCATGGACCCGGGCCGGGCCGCGCCCGGGTCCGTCGTCACCCACGCGCACCTCGACCACCTGACGCCGGGCGCCCACATGACGCCCGCGACGCTCGACCTCCTCCGCATCCGGAAGCCCGGCGCGGACGGGCTCGCGCTCGGCTACGGCGTCGAGGGGCGATCCGGCGGCGTCCCGTTCAGGCTCCACGACGCGGGCCACGTCTTCGGGAGCGCGATGGTGGAAGCCGCCGGGGTCCTCTACACGGGGGACTTCAACCCGCACGACGGCCTCACGTGCGGCCGCGCGCGCCCCGTGAAGTGCGACGTCCTCGTGACGGAGAGCACGTACGGCGACCCTCGGTTCGATCTCCCGCCGAAACCTCTCGTCCTCGAAAGCGTCGAACGCTGGATGCTCCGCAAGCTCCTCAAGGGCCCCGTCGCGCTCGGCGCGTACCAGCTCGGCCGCGCGCAGGAGCTCATCGCGCTCGCGAACCGCTCCGGCATCGTGCCCGTGGTGAGCGGCGACATCGGCGGACTGTCGGCCGTGTACAACGCGCACGGTCACGACCTCGCCTTCGCGGTCATGGGCTCGCCGAAGGCGCAGGACCTCGAATCGGGCAACGCGCTCTACGTCGTCCCGCGCGCGTACCTCAAGAAAGGCCACGACTTCGCGCGCAAGGTCCGCGCGGGCGGCGGCGCCGCCGCCTACCTCTCCGGCTGGTGCCACGTCTACCAGTACTTCGAGGCGTACGACATCGAGGCCCAGTTCTCGCTCTCCGACCACGCCGGTTTCCGCGATCTCCTCGCGTTCGCCGAGGCGTGCGCCCCCCGCCAGGTCCTCACCACGCACGGGGCCGCGAAGGCGCTCGCGCGCGAGCTCCGCAAGCGCGGGATCCGGGCCGAGCCCCTGGAATAG